From Pararhizobium sp. A13:
CGGCAGCTTCTATGAGGGTCGGCGCTTCGCCGCCCTGCTCACCGCCGGCTTCACCGGACGCGGCAGCCTCGTCACCGCTGGCGTCGCCACGGCGCGGCTGGCGGCGGGGTCGCGGTGCGGCGCGGCGGCGCGACGGCGCGCGGCCGGTCGGCGCCTCTTCTTCCAGCGAAACCTCGACGGGCGTGCCTTCGATCACCGGCTGCGGGCCGGAACCGTCGATGACCGGCTGCGGCTGCAGATCGGGGCGCGCCTGCGGCTGGGCCTGTTCGGGACGCGGCTGGCGCTGGCGGTCGTTATGGCGCTGTCGGTCGCGCTGGCGCTCGCCATCGTGCTGGCGCGGCTGGCGGTCAACCGGCTGGGAACGCTCCTGCTCGGGCTGCTGATCCTGGACGCCCATGCTTTCGTCGGCCTCGTTCTGGTCGAGATCGTCGTCGCGCTCGTTGCCGTCGCGATCCTGATAATCGTTCCGGTCGCTGTAGTCGTTGCGGTCGTCACGCTGGAAACGTTCCTGCATCTGCGCCTGGGCGGCAGCAATGATGCGGTTGTAATGCTCGGCGTGCTGAAGATAGTTTTCCGCCACGACCCGGTCGCCGGAGCTTTGCGCGTCACGGGCAAGGGTCGCATATTTTTCGGCGATATGCTGCGCGGTGCCCCGGATCTTCACGTCCGGACCGGAGCTGTCATAGGTCCGGGTCAGCGGGTTGGAGCCCTTCCGGTTGTGGTTGTTGTTGCCACCACCGCTGCTGTTGCTGCTGTTATTGTTGTTATTACGCCCACGGCCGCGCTTGTTTTGCTGTCCTGGCCTCATCGTTCACTCACCTGGATTCTCTTGATATTGATGATCATGTGATTGCGTGACTTGTCGGGGATTCCGGATCAAGCAGACACGCGCCGCGACCCAACCGCCTCTGGCGGCGCCGTCGCTGGTTAAAGTCAAATTAACAGGTACCCGCACCAGGCACTGTCGAACCTTAGCAACTCTTTTGTGAGAGCAATCCCTGTGGCTAGGTCTGACCGGAACGAATCTCTGGTCTATGACCTTCTGCCCAGTGCGTGGCTGGCAACCTAGCCCGCCTGCCGTGGAATTCCAAGCCTTTTCTTCATGTTTTCGAAAAGAACGTTCCATCATACGCCTGTTTTCAGGCATTCGTTGCCGAAGGAGAACACTATCGCCCGATCATTTCCGCCGAGATCGCGAATCCTGTCG
This genomic window contains:
- a CDS encoding DUF4167 domain-containing protein; amino-acid sequence: MRPGQQNKRGRGRNNNNNSSNSSGGGNNNHNRKGSNPLTRTYDSSGPDVKIRGTAQHIAEKYATLARDAQSSGDRVVAENYLQHAEHYNRIIAAAQAQMQERFQRDDRNDYSDRNDYQDRDGNERDDDLDQNEADESMGVQDQQPEQERSQPVDRQPRQHDGERQRDRQRHNDRQRQPRPEQAQPQARPDLQPQPVIDGSGPQPVIEGTPVEVSLEEEAPTGRAPSRRRAAPRPRRQPRRGDASGDEAAASGEAGGEQGGEAPTLIEAAGE